In Paraburkholderia sprentiae WSM5005, a genomic segment contains:
- a CDS encoding AI-2E family transporter: MIPRPPVVPPNSPESSSVAAEHLKRQKAASVVLYIGLVLLALWVVRDFIVVVAWAGVAAIALWPLLHKVAGSRWFKGRTTLLATVFTLVIAVLVLLPVGLGIAQALREAHELNDWFRGVQENGIALPDFINRLPFGAQQITTWWQANLAQPLRDSAAMKGLHSNTVMTLGRHFGARAAHAAMVFAFMLITLFVIFQAGPRLSGSLLKAARRGFGESGADLVAHMGTAVRGTVSGLIVVGVGEGLLLGVAYFVTGMPHAALLGFVTAIAAMLPFCAPIVFGLAALWLLVQGSMAAAGGLLLFGAIVVFVAEHFVRPVLIGSSTRLPFLLVLFGILGGAETFGLLGIFIGPALMTVLMVLWTDLVE; encoded by the coding sequence ATGATTCCTCGCCCTCCGGTAGTCCCGCCCAACTCTCCCGAATCGTCGTCCGTCGCCGCCGAGCACCTGAAAAGGCAGAAGGCGGCATCGGTCGTGCTCTATATCGGGCTCGTGCTGCTCGCATTGTGGGTAGTGCGCGACTTCATCGTGGTGGTGGCATGGGCCGGGGTCGCCGCGATTGCGCTGTGGCCGCTGCTGCACAAGGTGGCGGGCAGCCGCTGGTTCAAGGGGCGCACGACCTTGCTCGCGACGGTTTTCACGCTAGTGATCGCCGTGCTGGTGCTGCTGCCGGTCGGGCTCGGCATCGCGCAGGCGCTGCGCGAGGCGCACGAACTGAACGACTGGTTCCGCGGCGTGCAGGAGAACGGCATTGCGCTGCCCGACTTCATCAACCGTCTGCCGTTCGGCGCGCAGCAGATCACGACCTGGTGGCAGGCCAATCTCGCGCAGCCGCTGCGCGACTCGGCCGCGATGAAGGGCCTGCACAGCAACACGGTGATGACGCTCGGCCGACATTTCGGCGCGCGCGCTGCGCATGCGGCGATGGTTTTCGCGTTCATGCTGATCACGCTGTTCGTGATTTTTCAGGCGGGACCGCGGTTATCCGGCTCGCTGCTGAAGGCCGCGCGACGCGGTTTCGGCGAGAGCGGCGCGGACCTCGTCGCGCATATGGGGACCGCGGTGCGCGGCACGGTGTCGGGGTTGATCGTGGTCGGCGTCGGCGAGGGCCTGCTGCTCGGCGTCGCCTATTTTGTGACCGGCATGCCGCACGCGGCGCTGCTCGGCTTCGTCACCGCGATCGCCGCGATGCTGCCGTTCTGCGCGCCGATCGTGTTCGGGCTCGCGGCCTTGTGGCTGCTCGTGCAAGGCTCGATGGCCGCGGCGGGCGGGCTGCTGCTATTCGGCGCGATCGTCGTGTTCGTCGCCGAGCACTTCGTGCGGCCGGTGCTGATCGGCAGTTCGACACGTCTGCCGTTCCTGCTCGTGCTGTTCGGCATTCTCGGCGGTGCGGAGACGTTCGGGCTGCTCGGGATTTTCATCGGCCCCGCGTTGATGACGGTGCTGATGGTGCTGTGGACCGATCTCGTAGAGTAG
- a CDS encoding DUF3331 domain-containing protein — protein sequence MTLESIPLDGSNGVRIEILESSDTTLVIRWVEPGRCHYGEQRWRRRSAHSSGTCAVSRRKIRRGDAVFKPAERPAPSNASAMICADILEPLLEAA from the coding sequence ATGACCCTAGAGTCCATCCCCCTCGACGGTAGCAATGGCGTACGCATCGAAATTCTCGAGAGCTCCGACACGACGCTGGTGATCCGCTGGGTCGAGCCGGGGCGCTGCCATTATGGCGAGCAGCGCTGGCGCCGCCGCTCGGCCCACTCGTCCGGCACCTGCGCGGTGTCGCGCCGCAAGATCCGGCGCGGTGACGCGGTATTCAAACCGGCCGAGCGCCCGGCGCCGTCGAATGCTTCCGCGATGATCTGCGCGGACATCCTCGAACCGCTGCTCGAAGCGGCCTGA
- a CDS encoding adenosylcobalamin-dependent ribonucleoside-diphosphate reductase, whose product MAEDTPLTRAANAASTPSASSASSAPPASLIPPQQFALDVLLEKYAKGDEQSADDVYRRVARGVADAEPPELRASVEAQFVDNLRHGALGAGRIMSAAGSGIAATLINCFVQPVGDSIQGVDDQGLPGIYVALLQAAETMRRGGGVGYNFSAIRPKGARVHTTSSAASGPCSYMDVFDASCRTVESAGSRRGAQMAVLDCDHPDLLDFIEAKHSKGRWNNFNVSVGVTDEFMRAVENDEPWQLVHRAEPSPALRAAGDVRQREDGLWVYSEHPASAIWDRIMRSTYDVAEPGIVFMSRMNEDNNLRAVETIRATNPCGEQPLPAYGCCNLGPLNLTRFVVDPFAQLQGRQPSFDWDELARRTRTQVRFLDDVLDVTLWPLPQQYDESRAKRRIGVGFTGLGDTLVMLGLRYDSQEGRDFAARIARLIRDEAYRASVELAKERGAFALFDAARYLEPGTFASRLPEDIQQAIRRDGIRNSHLLSIAPTGTVSLAFADNASNGIEPAFSWTYTRMKVMADGGRESFDVEDYAYRLYRELGGDVSRLPDYFVSALQMSARDHLDMMAAVQPYVDTSISKTVNVPADYPFDAFESLYFDAWKSGLKGLATYRPNDTLGAVLSVTPAQADDTLAEMDQDPLRIAIDHRPKGELPAIIEKVEYLTQAGKKSLYVAVSFIEVTGRLGGDEVTIERPIEFFIPTGQRDESQQWITATMRSLSLAARGGFVARNLQDMRKVSWDRGQVRLGDVQRLDGHRAPRWHDSEVAALAFAIQQILYRRGFLDAEGNQVSSRMLARLPRGQTKTETALSADFGIRPNPEDSSDALLQPNGTQGLHTMLGRKCGSCGANAVIRKDGCDFCTACGEVGACG is encoded by the coding sequence ATGGCAGAAGACACGCCGCTAACCCGCGCGGCCAACGCCGCTTCCACGCCTTCCGCTTCGTCCGCTTCCTCCGCTCCTCCCGCTTCGCTGATCCCGCCGCAGCAGTTCGCGCTCGACGTGTTGCTCGAAAAATACGCGAAAGGCGACGAGCAATCGGCCGACGATGTATACCGCCGCGTCGCGCGCGGCGTCGCCGACGCCGAGCCGCCCGAATTGCGCGCGTCGGTCGAAGCGCAGTTCGTCGACAACCTGCGCCACGGCGCACTCGGCGCAGGCCGCATCATGAGCGCGGCGGGCAGCGGCATCGCCGCGACGCTGATCAACTGCTTCGTGCAGCCGGTCGGCGATTCGATCCAGGGCGTCGACGACCAGGGCTTGCCGGGCATCTACGTGGCCCTGCTGCAGGCGGCCGAAACCATGCGCCGCGGCGGCGGCGTCGGCTACAACTTCTCCGCGATACGGCCGAAGGGCGCGCGGGTTCATACGACCAGTTCGGCCGCCTCCGGTCCGTGCAGCTACATGGACGTGTTCGACGCGTCGTGCCGCACCGTCGAAAGCGCGGGCTCGCGGCGCGGCGCGCAGATGGCGGTACTCGACTGCGACCACCCCGACCTGCTGGACTTCATCGAAGCCAAGCATTCGAAGGGGCGCTGGAACAACTTCAACGTGTCGGTCGGCGTTACTGACGAATTCATGCGCGCGGTCGAGAACGACGAGCCGTGGCAACTGGTCCATCGCGCCGAGCCGTCGCCGGCGCTGCGCGCCGCAGGCGATGTGCGGCAGCGCGAGGACGGCCTGTGGGTCTACAGCGAGCACCCGGCGAGCGCGATCTGGGACCGCATCATGCGCTCGACGTACGACGTCGCCGAGCCAGGCATCGTGTTCATGTCACGGATGAACGAGGACAACAACCTGCGGGCCGTCGAAACGATCCGCGCGACCAACCCGTGCGGCGAGCAGCCGCTGCCCGCGTACGGCTGCTGCAACCTGGGACCGCTCAACCTGACGCGCTTCGTCGTCGATCCGTTCGCGCAACTGCAGGGCCGCCAGCCGTCGTTCGACTGGGACGAACTTGCGCGACGCACGCGCACGCAGGTGCGCTTTCTTGACGACGTGCTCGACGTCACGCTGTGGCCGCTGCCGCAGCAATACGACGAATCGCGCGCAAAGCGGCGTATCGGCGTCGGTTTCACCGGCCTGGGCGATACGCTCGTGATGCTCGGCCTGCGCTACGACTCACAGGAAGGCCGCGATTTCGCGGCGCGCATCGCGCGGCTGATACGCGACGAGGCGTACCGCGCGTCAGTCGAGCTCGCGAAGGAGCGCGGCGCGTTTGCGCTGTTTGACGCCGCGCGCTATCTGGAACCCGGCACCTTCGCCTCGCGCCTGCCCGAGGACATCCAGCAGGCAATCCGCCGCGACGGCATCCGCAACAGCCATCTGCTGTCCATCGCGCCGACCGGCACCGTGAGCCTCGCGTTCGCGGACAACGCGTCGAACGGCATCGAGCCGGCGTTCTCGTGGACCTATACGCGTATGAAGGTGATGGCCGACGGTGGCCGCGAATCGTTCGACGTCGAGGACTATGCGTACCGGCTTTATCGCGAGCTTGGCGGCGACGTGAGCCGGCTGCCGGACTATTTCGTCAGCGCGCTGCAGATGTCGGCGCGCGACCATCTCGACATGATGGCGGCCGTGCAACCGTACGTCGATACGTCGATCTCGAAGACCGTCAACGTGCCCGCTGACTATCCGTTCGACGCGTTCGAAAGCCTCTACTTCGATGCATGGAAAAGCGGGCTGAAGGGCCTTGCCACCTATCGCCCGAACGACACGCTCGGCGCGGTGCTGAGCGTGACGCCGGCGCAGGCCGACGACACGCTCGCCGAGATGGACCAGGACCCACTGCGCATCGCGATCGATCATCGGCCCAAAGGCGAATTGCCGGCGATCATCGAGAAGGTCGAATATCTGACTCAGGCGGGCAAGAAGTCGCTGTACGTCGCGGTGTCGTTCATCGAGGTGACGGGGCGGCTCGGCGGCGACGAAGTGACGATCGAGCGGCCGATCGAGTTCTTCATTCCGACCGGTCAGCGCGACGAGTCGCAGCAGTGGATCACCGCGACGATGCGTTCGCTGTCGCTTGCCGCGCGCGGCGGCTTTGTCGCGCGCAATCTTCAGGATATGCGCAAGGTGTCGTGGGATCGCGGCCAGGTGCGGCTTGGCGACGTGCAGCGTCTCGACGGTCATCGCGCGCCGCGCTGGCACGATTCCGAAGTCGCCGCGCTCGCATTCGCGATCCAGCAGATCCTGTACCGACGCGGCTTTCTCGACGCCGAGGGCAATCAGGTGTCGTCGCGGATGCTCGCGCGTTTGCCGCGCGGGCAAACGAAGACCGAGACCGCGCTGTCCGCCGATTTCGGCATCCGTCCGAATCCGGAGGATAGCTCGGACGCATTGCTGCAGCCGAACGGCACGCAAGGTCTGCATACGATGCTCGGGCGCAAATGCGGTTCGTGTGGCGCGAATGCCGTGATTCGCAAGGACGGGTGCGATTTTTGTACCGCGTGTGGGGAGGTGGGGGCGTGCGGGTAG
- a CDS encoding LysR family transcriptional regulator, producing the protein MGKQTLNDLRAFMVVAARRSFVQAAGELGVSRSALSHAMRGLENDLDVRLLHRTTRSVSLTEAGERLLARLRPVLSDLDHALDDVAREDEALRGTLRINGSDGAIRQLLQTAVPRFLAMYPQMELDLVADGRFVDIVAEGFDAGVRLGEAVPRDMIAVRVSEDLRFVAVASPRYLRKHGRPAVPDELQAHRCIRQRLPSGKRYRWEFARHGQSFTIDPPGALTMDSNTLMIEAALEGLGIAYVPEPYARDAMARKRLVAVLSDWCPLIPGLFLYFPGSRHIPAGLRAFIELVRQLPGSESTPST; encoded by the coding sequence ATGGGCAAACAGACTCTCAACGATCTGCGGGCTTTCATGGTCGTCGCCGCGCGGCGCAGCTTCGTGCAGGCCGCAGGCGAACTGGGTGTGTCGCGTTCGGCGCTGAGCCATGCGATGCGCGGACTCGAGAACGATCTGGATGTGCGCTTGCTGCACCGGACCACTCGCAGCGTGTCCTTGACGGAAGCGGGCGAGCGGCTGCTTGCACGTCTGCGTCCGGTGTTGAGCGATCTCGATCACGCGCTCGACGATGTCGCACGGGAAGACGAGGCGCTTCGCGGCACGCTGCGGATCAATGGAAGCGACGGGGCGATCCGTCAACTGCTCCAGACTGCCGTGCCGCGCTTTCTGGCGATGTATCCGCAGATGGAGCTGGATCTCGTTGCGGACGGACGTTTCGTCGATATCGTCGCGGAAGGCTTCGATGCAGGCGTAAGGCTCGGTGAAGCGGTACCCAGGGACATGATCGCGGTACGGGTCAGCGAGGATTTACGCTTCGTTGCAGTGGCGTCGCCACGTTATCTGCGCAAGCATGGCCGGCCTGCCGTGCCGGACGAATTGCAGGCCCATCGCTGCATCCGGCAACGTCTGCCCAGTGGCAAACGATATCGATGGGAGTTCGCGCGTCACGGTCAGAGCTTCACGATAGATCCGCCCGGCGCGCTCACGATGGACAGCAATACGTTGATGATCGAAGCGGCACTGGAAGGACTTGGCATTGCATACGTACCCGAGCCGTATGCGCGCGACGCGATGGCACGCAAGCGGCTCGTTGCGGTGCTGAGTGATTGGTGCCCGCTCATTCCCGGACTGTTTCTCTATTTTCCCGGAAGCCGACATATTCCTGCCGGATTGCGGGCATTCATCGAGCTGGTGCGGCAACTGCCCGGCAGCGAGTCCACCCCGTCGACGTAG
- a CDS encoding SDR family oxidoreductase, producing the protein MTKNWLITGASSGLGRGLTEKLLARGDGVVATLRRPGALDDLRKQYSGQLEVVTCELTNVDAIRAAVAQAFAAFARVDVVVSNAGYGLFGAAEELDDTQIARQIETNLTGSIQLIRAVIPRLRKQGGGRIVQVSSEGGRIGYPAFSIYHATKWGIEGFVEAAAQEVAPFGIDFVIMEPGPTRTNFGAGLDRAAPMRVYDDTPVGEIRRALDGGYFDFADAAKTVDAMIAAIDSPAPPLRLALGKSAYESIRASLTKQLGSLEAQKEIALSVMERG; encoded by the coding sequence ATGACGAAGAACTGGCTGATCACGGGCGCATCGAGCGGCCTCGGGCGTGGGCTGACGGAGAAGCTGCTGGCACGCGGCGACGGCGTTGTCGCGACGCTGCGCAGGCCCGGCGCATTAGACGACCTGCGCAAGCAATACAGCGGCCAACTAGAGGTCGTCACTTGCGAACTGACCAACGTCGATGCAATCAGAGCCGCTGTCGCGCAGGCATTTGCTGCGTTCGCGCGCGTCGACGTCGTCGTCAGCAACGCGGGCTACGGGCTGTTCGGCGCGGCCGAAGAGCTCGACGACACCCAAATTGCACGGCAGATCGAGACCAATCTGACCGGGTCGATCCAGTTGATACGCGCGGTCATTCCGCGTCTGCGGAAACAGGGTGGCGGACGCATCGTGCAGGTGTCGTCGGAAGGCGGCCGCATCGGCTATCCGGCTTTTAGCATTTACCACGCGACGAAATGGGGAATCGAGGGTTTCGTCGAAGCTGCCGCGCAAGAAGTCGCACCGTTCGGCATCGACTTCGTGATCATGGAACCCGGTCCTACGCGCACCAACTTCGGCGCTGGTCTCGATCGCGCGGCGCCGATGCGCGTGTACGACGACACGCCCGTCGGTGAAATCCGGCGCGCACTCGACGGCGGCTATTTCGATTTTGCGGATGCGGCGAAAACGGTCGACGCAATGATCGCCGCGATCGACAGTCCGGCGCCTCCGCTACGGCTTGCGCTGGGCAAGTCCGCGTACGAATCGATACGTGCGTCGCTGACAAAGCAACTCGGTAGTCTCGAAGCGCAGAAGGAGATCGCGTTGTCGGTGATGGAGCGTGGATAG
- a CDS encoding TetR/AcrR family transcriptional regulator C-terminal domain-containing protein, translating into MLRAGGDGVRAPLSQQGVARIIAPDYLRLYRAIVAEAERLPEPGQVFYENGAKVVRAFAAKILRKRFDESTAALRAATFVQLVLGDAYLELSIGYTVPDVEARFALQIDEAVTAALR; encoded by the coding sequence GTGCTGCGTGCCGGTGGCGACGGGGTCCGCGCACCGCTGAGCCAGCAAGGCGTCGCGAGGATTATCGCACCGGATTATCTGCGGCTTTATCGGGCCATCGTTGCTGAGGCCGAGCGTCTTCCGGAACCCGGCCAGGTGTTTTACGAAAATGGTGCAAAGGTCGTACGAGCCTTCGCCGCAAAAATTCTGCGAAAGCGATTTGACGAATCGACTGCTGCATTGCGCGCAGCGACATTCGTCCAGTTGGTGCTAGGGGACGCGTATCTGGAACTGTCAATTGGCTACACGGTGCCCGATGTTGAAGCGCGCTTTGCGCTGCAGATTGACGAGGCGGTGACGGCTGCACTTCGCTAA
- a CDS encoding two-partner secretion domain-containing protein, whose protein sequence is MSLNMFSMRPPRGARKLPAVSIVVSLLGLSCAAPVFAAGTLPQGGAYVSGNGSIAGAGNTLTVTQPGSTRGVINWNSFSIGRNNTVVFNNGSGATLNRVTGGSPSAILGKLNATGSVYLINPQGVVVGQQGVVSTGGRFVASTLDTDNASFMNGGALTFSGQSEQRVVNLGRIGSTNGDVLLIAAKEVDNYGSIRAPQGTAEVAVGNKVLLQDSSSSQQMFVQTASGGAIVNTGVIEAAQVSLQAVDGNIYALAGCDDVVRATGTATRGGHVWLVAGTAGQVILAGNVGAQNADGTGGTVDTSTGLLTFWGDLTKVTTGQWNITLPAYTFDNGAARTFARSLNASTSIGMTTTGASGQSGDIGVEHSIQWTGDSSLTLNAAHGVSVASGVTLSNQGGGALTLRADAGSINNGGSVTNSGTIDWSSSTGIVSALYDISGSYTPGTVLSNSAWRPPAYSGLVTQITGYKLVNSVQDLQNIVEEMGGNYALGKDIDASDYAFRTLGFATNASFSGQFNGMWHTVSNISPDANAVFSDIAANGVVRDVNVNANSHIYAPSFRSVGILAGTNHGLIVNTFTSGAIRPPSNDSGATIGGLVGSNYGTIARSGSSANVTADSCGGGLVYSNTGTITQSYATGDVSSNESRGSSAGLVHSNTGTVTQSFATGKVSAFNVALDGAVCYYCSGLGSDVYWNVDTTGLTTSGGNLPPSNGLTTAQMSNPASFAGWDFGTGGAWALPAGTTHPVLRWQIEH, encoded by the coding sequence ATGTCACTCAATATGTTTTCCATGCGCCCGCCGCGCGGTGCGCGCAAGCTGCCCGCCGTCTCCATCGTCGTGTCGCTGCTTGGTCTGTCGTGCGCGGCACCGGTTTTTGCAGCAGGCACGTTGCCGCAAGGTGGAGCCTATGTAAGCGGAAATGGCTCCATTGCCGGTGCCGGCAATACGCTGACCGTGACACAACCGGGTTCAACCCGCGGTGTGATCAACTGGAACAGCTTCTCTATCGGCCGAAACAATACCGTCGTGTTTAACAACGGTTCTGGCGCGACGCTAAATCGCGTGACAGGCGGATCGCCATCCGCGATTCTCGGCAAGCTCAACGCAACCGGGAGTGTCTATCTGATCAATCCGCAAGGCGTGGTAGTCGGTCAACAAGGTGTCGTTAGCACTGGCGGTCGCTTTGTTGCCTCTACGCTCGACACTGACAACGCGTCGTTCATGAACGGGGGCGCACTGACGTTCTCCGGCCAGTCGGAGCAGCGTGTCGTCAATCTTGGCCGCATTGGCTCTACGAATGGCGACGTGCTGCTCATCGCCGCTAAGGAAGTAGACAACTATGGCAGCATCAGAGCGCCGCAAGGCACGGCTGAGGTCGCTGTCGGCAACAAGGTGTTACTGCAGGATTCGTCCAGCTCGCAGCAGATGTTCGTGCAGACGGCGAGCGGTGGCGCAATCGTCAACACAGGTGTGATCGAAGCCGCACAGGTGAGCCTGCAAGCCGTGGATGGCAACATCTATGCGCTCGCCGGTTGCGACGACGTGGTACGGGCGACGGGCACCGCAACCCGGGGCGGGCATGTGTGGCTGGTTGCTGGCACCGCGGGACAGGTGATTCTTGCGGGTAACGTGGGCGCGCAGAACGCTGACGGCACTGGCGGCACGGTCGATACCAGTACGGGGCTTCTCACTTTCTGGGGCGATCTCACGAAGGTCACGACCGGTCAATGGAACATTACGCTGCCCGCATACACGTTCGATAACGGCGCGGCGCGCACCTTTGCGCGCAGTCTGAATGCGAGCACGTCGATCGGCATGACGACGACAGGTGCATCGGGCCAAAGCGGCGATATCGGCGTCGAGCACAGCATCCAATGGACGGGCGACTCATCACTCACATTGAACGCGGCACATGGCGTTTCAGTCGCGTCGGGCGTGACGCTCAGCAACCAGGGTGGCGGCGCGCTCACACTTCGCGCAGATGCAGGAAGCATTAATAACGGCGGCAGCGTCACCAATAGCGGCACCATTGACTGGTCTTCGAGTACCGGCATCGTGAGTGCGCTCTACGACATCAGCGGCAGCTATACGCCGGGCACCGTGCTCAGCAATAGCGCGTGGAGGCCGCCCGCCTACAGCGGTCTCGTCACGCAGATCACCGGTTACAAGCTCGTCAATTCGGTGCAGGATTTGCAGAACATAGTCGAGGAAATGGGCGGCAACTACGCACTTGGCAAGGATATTGATGCGAGCGACTATGCGTTCAGGACGCTCGGTTTCGCCACTAATGCGTCGTTTTCCGGGCAGTTCAACGGAATGTGGCACACGGTGTCGAACATCTCACCCGACGCCAATGCGGTGTTCAGCGATATTGCCGCGAACGGCGTTGTCAGAGACGTGAACGTTAACGCGAACTCACATATTTATGCGCCCTCGTTCAGGTCCGTCGGCATTCTGGCCGGCACCAACCACGGCTTGATTGTGAACACCTTCACCTCGGGCGCGATCCGGCCGCCGAGCAACGATTCCGGCGCGACGATCGGCGGCCTGGTCGGTAGCAACTACGGCACGATCGCGCGTTCGGGCAGCAGTGCGAACGTCACAGCCGACTCGTGTGGCGGGGGGCTGGTCTATAGCAACACGGGAACGATTACCCAGTCATACGCGACCGGCGACGTGTCGAGCAACGAGTCGCGCGGCTCATCCGCTGGCCTCGTGCACAGCAACACCGGCACAGTCACGCAGTCGTTCGCGACGGGCAAGGTCTCCGCGTTCAATGTGGCACTGGACGGCGCGGTCTGCTACTACTGCTCGGGACTCGGCAGCGATGTGTACTGGAACGTCGATACAACCGGATTGACGACTAGCGGCGGTAATCTGCCGCCTTCAAACGGGCTAACGACCGCGCAGATGAGTAATCCCGCGAGCTTCGCTGGATGGGACTTCGGTACCGGCGGGGCTTGGGCACTGCCTGCCGGCACAACGCATCCGGTGCTGCGCTGGCAGATCGAACACTAG